The Kluyvera intermedia genome includes the window TCTGTCCCGCTGGGAATTTGGGCGGCACGTCACCGTGACCAACTGCCCGATTTCGTTGTGCGGGTTATCGCCTTCCTCGGCGTCTCAATGCCCAATTTCTGGCTGGCCTTTCTGCTGGTGATGTTTTTCTCAGTGTACCTGAGATGGTTACCTGCACTGGGTTATGGCGGTTGGCAACATCTTGTTTTACCTTCGGTTTCCATTGCCTTTATGTCGCTGGCGATTAACGCCCGTCTGCTGCGGGCCAGTATGCTGGAAGTTGCCGGGCAGCGGCATGTCACCTGGGCGCGCTTACGAGGGTTAAATGATAAGCAAACCGAGCGTCGCCATATTCTGCGTAATGCCTCGCTGCCGATGATCACCGCCGTTGGCATGCATATCGGCGAACTGATTGGCGGCACGATGATTATCGAAAATATCTTTGCCTGGCCGGGCGTTGGGCGTTATGCCGTCTCAGCGATATTTAACCGTGACTACCCGGTTATCCAATGCTTTACGCTGATGATGGTGGTGGTTTTTGTGTTCTGTAACCTGATTGTTGACCTGCTAAACGCAGCGCTAGACCCGCGTATTCGCCGTCATGAAGGAGCGCACTCGTGAATTTTTTCCTTTCTGCGCGCGGGTCTGTCCGGTTAGCCCTCGTCATTATCATATTACTGGCGTTCATTGCCCTCACCAGTCAGTGGTGGCTCCCGTTTGATCCTCAGGCGATTGATTTACCGTCCCGTTTATTATCACCGAATAGCCGTCACTGGTTGGGAACAGACCATTTGGGGCGCGATATTTTCTCGCGTCTGCTGGCAGCAACCCGCGTGTCGCTCGGTTCCGTCATGGTCTGCCTGCTGCTGGTTCTGGGGCTGGGGTTAATCGTTGGCGGTAGCGCCGGGCTTATTGGCGGTCGCGTCGATCAGGCCACCATGCGCGTCGCCGATCTGTTTATGACCTTCCCGACTTCAATACTCTCTTTCTTCCTGGTTGGCGTGCTGGGAACCGGGTTGACCAATGTCATTATCGCCATCGCGCTCTCTCACTGGGCGTGGTACGCGCGAATGGTGCGCAGCCTGGTTATCTCGCTGCGCCAGCGGGAATTTGTGTTGGCTTCTCGTCTTTGCGGGGCGGGTCATATCCGCGTGTTTGTCGATCACCTGGCAGGAGCGGTGCTTCCTTCACTGCTGGTGCTGGCGACGCTGGATATTGGCCACATGATGCTGCACGTGGCCGGTATGTCATTCCTCGGCCTCGGGGTAACCGCCCCCACGGCCGAATGGGGCGTGATGATTAACGACGCTCGCCAGTATATCTGGACCCAGCCGCTGCAAATGTTCTGGCCGGGGCTGGCGCTGTTTATCAGCGTGATGGCCTTTAATCTATTAGGGGATGCACTGCGCGATCATCTGGATCCTCATCTGGACACGGAGCATGCTCACTGATGCCACAACACATCGAACTGCAGAATCTCGCTTTGCATGCCGAGCGCCCGCTGGTCAACGGTGTATCGCTGACACTGACGCGCGGACGCGTATTGGCGTTGGTAGGCGGCAGTGGGAGCGGAAAATCGCTGACCTGCGCCGCTACGCTGGGTATTTTACCCACCGGCGTCCGACAGACTGCGGGAACCGTTTTGCTAGACGGACACCCGGTTTCACCAGCTAGCCTGCGCGGGGTAAAAATTGCCACCATTATGCAAAACCCGCGGAGCGCCTTTAACCCGCTGCACACCATGGCCTCACATGCCCGAGAAACCTGCCAGGCGCTAGGTAAATCCTCTGATGAGCGCTCGCTTATCACCGCGTTAGAAGCCGTGGGATTAGATGATGCGGCTCGGATGTTGAAACTCTATCCCTTCGAGATGAGCGGCGGCATGCTGCAACGCATGATGATCGCCATGGCGATATTATGCGATGCGCCGTTTATCGTTGCCGATGAACCGACCACCGACCTGGATGTGGTCGCTCAAGCGCGTATTCTCGATTTGCTGGAAAGTATGATGCAAACACGTTCACCCGGCATGCTGCTGGTGACCCATGATATGGGCGTCGTGGCCCGGCTGGCTGATGATGTGGCGGTGATGGATTGCGGAAATATCGTCGAATTTGGCGCTGTTGAAACTATTTTCAGCACCCCCCAACATCCCGTGACCCGCAATCTGGTTTCTGCGCATCTGGCCTTGTACGCAATGGAGCTCACCTTATGACATTACTCTGCGTA containing:
- the nikC gene encoding nickel ABC transporter permease subunit NikC → MNFFLSARGSVRLALVIIILLAFIALTSQWWLPFDPQAIDLPSRLLSPNSRHWLGTDHLGRDIFSRLLAATRVSLGSVMVCLLLVLGLGLIVGGSAGLIGGRVDQATMRVADLFMTFPTSILSFFLVGVLGTGLTNVIIAIALSHWAWYARMVRSLVISLRQREFVLASRLCGAGHIRVFVDHLAGAVLPSLLVLATLDIGHMMLHVAGMSFLGLGVTAPTAEWGVMINDARQYIWTQPLQMFWPGLALFISVMAFNLLGDALRDHLDPHLDTEHAH
- the nikD gene encoding nickel import ATP-binding protein NikD: MPQHIELQNLALHAERPLVNGVSLTLTRGRVLALVGGSGSGKSLTCAATLGILPTGVRQTAGTVLLDGHPVSPASLRGVKIATIMQNPRSAFNPLHTMASHARETCQALGKSSDERSLITALEAVGLDDAARMLKLYPFEMSGGMLQRMMIAMAILCDAPFIVADEPTTDLDVVAQARILDLLESMMQTRSPGMLLVTHDMGVVARLADDVAVMDCGNIVEFGAVETIFSTPQHPVTRNLVSAHLALYAMELTL
- the nikB gene encoding nickel ABC transporter permease subunit NikB, translated to MLRYIARRILLLIPMIFAASVIIFLMLRLGTGDPALDYLRLSNLPPTPDMVASTRIMLGLDQPLIVQYGSWLWKALHLDFGISFATQRPVLDDILAFLPATLELAGAALVLILLTSVPLGIWAARHRDQLPDFVVRVIAFLGVSMPNFWLAFLLVMFFSVYLRWLPALGYGGWQHLVLPSVSIAFMSLAINARLLRASMLEVAGQRHVTWARLRGLNDKQTERRHILRNASLPMITAVGMHIGELIGGTMIIENIFAWPGVGRYAVSAIFNRDYPVIQCFTLMMVVVFVFCNLIVDLLNAALDPRIRRHEGAHS